Proteins encoded in a region of the Balaenoptera ricei isolate mBalRic1 chromosome 19, mBalRic1.hap2, whole genome shotgun sequence genome:
- the TSNAXIP1 gene encoding translin-associated factor X-interacting protein 1 isoform X2 — protein MDSPKPQRPSFATTSRAHLRPLGVIVDDSFLTEAKNTQKRKLSQKRKTLLSCPFSIGGHLSPRPTYISDQTILHNRKPCSDDYRKRVGSWQQQPLGTTKPRYLEQLENYLRKELLLLDLGTDSAQELRLQPYREIFEFFIEDFKTYKPLLSSIKNAYEVMLAHQREKIRALEPLKAKLVTVNEDCNERILAMRAKERYEISMLKKEKMNLLKLIDKKNEEKISLQSEVTKLRKNLAEEYLRYLSERDARKILIADLNELRYQREDMSLAQSPGVWGEDPVKLTMALKMARQDLTRTQMELNTMKANFGDVVPRRDFEMQEKTLKDLQEQLDSLRDDYEEVRKEHEMLLQLHMSTLKERDQFYSELQEIQRTSTPRPDWSKCKDVVAGGRDRWQMLAEGKNSDQLVDVLLEEIGEGLLREKDFFPGLGYGESIPPFLRFDGVVENKKPTKKDVVNLLKDAWKERITEEQKEKFPDFFFNFLERRFGPGDAMAWAYTIFEYTKLFHSSEVMSQFYAVLMGKRKESVYIKQKETIAQLLKEMTNADSQNEGLLTMEQLSTALKSTFPFKKDERIQELMEAGGWHPSSSNADLLNYCVLFMEDEEGQSVPFVQKLWEQYMDEKDEYLQELKQELDLELHDEVTLPKVREALMNIDPSLDKQTLNSYLSQAFQLPMTELPEEGEEKEEGIVIRLQTALEQLQMSDVRRMGPREQEPAS, from the exons AGCACACTTGCGACCTTTAGGAGTGATTGTAGATGATTCCTTCCTCACAGAAGCCAAGAATACCCAGAAACGCAAGCTTTCTCAGAAACGGAAGACGCTGCTG TCCTGTCCGTTCTCCATTGGTGGCCACCTGTCCCCAAGGCCCACATACATCAGTGACCAGACCATTCTGCATAATCGAAAGCCCTGTTCAGATGACTACCGGAAGCGAGTAGG TagctggcagcagcagcccctggGCACTACCAAGCCAAGGTACCTAGAGCAACTAGAGAACTACCTACGCAAGGAGCTCCTCCTGCTGGACCTGGGTACAGATTCTGCCCAGGAGCTAAGGCTGCAG CCTTACAGAGAGATATTTGAATTTTTCATAGAGGACTTCAAAACATACAAGCCATTGCTCTCCTCCATCAAGAATGCATATGAGGTGATGCTGG CCCACCAGAGGGAGAAGATTCGGGCTCTGGAGCCCCTGAAGGCGAAGCTTGTCACTGTGAACGAGGACTGCAACGAGAGGATCCTGGCCATGAGGGCTAAGGAGAGATATGAAATCTCCATGctgaagaaagagaagatgaatTTGCTAAAACTCATTGATAAGAAGAATGAGGAGAAGATCTCATTGCAGAGTGAG GTGACCAAACTGAGGAAGAACTTGGCTGAGGAGTATCTGCGCTACCTCAGCGAGCGAGATGCCCGTAAGATCCTTATTGCAGACCTGAATGAGCTACGGTACCAGCGGGAAGACATGTCACTAGCCCAATCCCCAG GTGTCTGGGGGGAGGACCCCGTGAAGTTAACAATGGCTCTGAAGATGGCCCGGCAAGACCTGACCCGCACGCAGATGGAACTCAACACCATGAAGGCCAACTTTGGAGACGTGGTGCCCAGAAGGGACTTTGAAATGCAGGAGAAGACCCTCAAGGATCTGCAGGAGCAG CTGGACAGCCTGAGAGACGACTATGAAGAGGTCCGCAAGGAGCACGAGATGCTGCTGCAGTTGCACATGAGCACGCTGAAGGAGCGGGACCAGTTCTACTCTGAGCTGCAGGAGATCCAGCGCACCTCCACACCACGGCCAGACTGGTCCAAGTGCAAAG ATGTGGTGGCTGGAGGACGAGATCGCTGGCAAATGCTGGCCGAGGGCAAGAACAGCGACCAGCTGGTGGATGTGCTCCTGGAGGAGATTGGCGAGGGGCTGCTCCGGGAGAAAGACTTCTTCCCTGGTCTG GGTTATGGGGAATCCATCCCCCCTTTCCTTCGATTTGATGGCGTTGTGGAGAACAAGAAGCCAACCAAGAAGGATGTGGTAAACCTCCTCAAGGATGCCTGGAAGGAACGTATCACTGAGGAGCAG AAAGAGAAGTTCCCAgatttcttcttcaatttcctGGAGCGTCGCTTTGGGCCTGGTGATGCCATGGCCTGGGCTTACACCATTTTTGAATATACCAAGCTCTTCCACTCCAGTGAGGTTATGAGTCAGTTCTATGCAGTCTTGATGGGAAAG AGGAAAGAGAGTGTGTACATCAAGCAGAAGGAGACAATAGCACAGCTGCTGAAGGAGATGACCAATGCTGACAGCCAGAACGAGGGGCTACTAACCATGGAGCAGTTAAG CACTGCCCTCAAGAGTACCTTCCCCTTCAAGAAGGACGAGAGAATTCAGGAGTTGATGGAGGCAGGGGGCTGGCATCCCAGCAGCAGCAATGCAGACTTGCTCAACTACTGCGTATTATTTATGGAG GACGAGGAGGGCCAGAGCGTGCCCTTTGTGCAAAAGCTGTGGGAACAGTACATGGATGAAAAGGATGAATACTTACAGGAGTTAAAGCAGGAGCTGGACCTGGAACT CCACGATGAGGTGACCCTACCCAAGGTACGTGAGGCCTTGATGAACATTGATCCCAGCCTGGACAAGCAGACCCTCAACAGCTATTTGAGCCAGGCCTTCCAGCTCCCCATGACAGAACTGCCAGAAGAGGgcgaggaaaaggaagagggcatTGTGATAAGGCTCCAGACTGCACTGGAACAGCTTCAGATGAGTGATGTTAGGCGTATGGGGCCCCGAGAGCAGGAACCTGCAAGCTGA
- the TSNAXIP1 gene encoding translin-associated factor X-interacting protein 1 isoform X1, giving the protein MLAHQREKIRALEPLKAKLVTVNEDCNERILAMRAKERYEISMLKKEKMNLLKLIDKKNEEKISLQSEVTKLRKNLAEEYLRYLSERDARKILIADLNELRYQREDMSLAQSPGVWGEDPVKLTMALKMARQDLTRTQMELNTMKANFGDVVPRRDFEMQEKTLKDLQEQLDSLRDDYEEVRKEHEMLLQLHMSTLKERDQFYSELQEIQRTSTPRPDWSKCKDVVAGGRDRWQMLAEGKNSDQLVDVLLEEIGEGLLREKDFFPGLGYGESIPPFLRFDGVVENKKPTKKDVVNLLKDAWKERITEEQKEKFPDFFFNFLERRFGPGDAMAWAYTIFEYTKLFHSSEVMSQFYAVLMGKRKESVYIKQKETIAQLLKEMTNADSQNEGLLTMEQLSTALKSTFPFKKDERIQELMEAGGWHPSSSNADLLNYCVLFMEDEEGQSVPFVQKLWEQYMDEKDEYLQELKQELDLELHDEVTLPKVREALMNIDPSLDKQTLNSYLSQAFQLPMTELPEEGEEKEEGIVIRLQTALEQLQMSDVRRMGPREQEPAS; this is encoded by the exons ATGCTGG CCCACCAGAGGGAGAAGATTCGGGCTCTGGAGCCCCTGAAGGCGAAGCTTGTCACTGTGAACGAGGACTGCAACGAGAGGATCCTGGCCATGAGGGCTAAGGAGAGATATGAAATCTCCATGctgaagaaagagaagatgaatTTGCTAAAACTCATTGATAAGAAGAATGAGGAGAAGATCTCATTGCAGAGTGAG GTGACCAAACTGAGGAAGAACTTGGCTGAGGAGTATCTGCGCTACCTCAGCGAGCGAGATGCCCGTAAGATCCTTATTGCAGACCTGAATGAGCTACGGTACCAGCGGGAAGACATGTCACTAGCCCAATCCCCAG GTGTCTGGGGGGAGGACCCCGTGAAGTTAACAATGGCTCTGAAGATGGCCCGGCAAGACCTGACCCGCACGCAGATGGAACTCAACACCATGAAGGCCAACTTTGGAGACGTGGTGCCCAGAAGGGACTTTGAAATGCAGGAGAAGACCCTCAAGGATCTGCAGGAGCAG CTGGACAGCCTGAGAGACGACTATGAAGAGGTCCGCAAGGAGCACGAGATGCTGCTGCAGTTGCACATGAGCACGCTGAAGGAGCGGGACCAGTTCTACTCTGAGCTGCAGGAGATCCAGCGCACCTCCACACCACGGCCAGACTGGTCCAAGTGCAAAG ATGTGGTGGCTGGAGGACGAGATCGCTGGCAAATGCTGGCCGAGGGCAAGAACAGCGACCAGCTGGTGGATGTGCTCCTGGAGGAGATTGGCGAGGGGCTGCTCCGGGAGAAAGACTTCTTCCCTGGTCTG GGTTATGGGGAATCCATCCCCCCTTTCCTTCGATTTGATGGCGTTGTGGAGAACAAGAAGCCAACCAAGAAGGATGTGGTAAACCTCCTCAAGGATGCCTGGAAGGAACGTATCACTGAGGAGCAG AAAGAGAAGTTCCCAgatttcttcttcaatttcctGGAGCGTCGCTTTGGGCCTGGTGATGCCATGGCCTGGGCTTACACCATTTTTGAATATACCAAGCTCTTCCACTCCAGTGAGGTTATGAGTCAGTTCTATGCAGTCTTGATGGGAAAG AGGAAAGAGAGTGTGTACATCAAGCAGAAGGAGACAATAGCACAGCTGCTGAAGGAGATGACCAATGCTGACAGCCAGAACGAGGGGCTACTAACCATGGAGCAGTTAAG CACTGCCCTCAAGAGTACCTTCCCCTTCAAGAAGGACGAGAGAATTCAGGAGTTGATGGAGGCAGGGGGCTGGCATCCCAGCAGCAGCAATGCAGACTTGCTCAACTACTGCGTATTATTTATGGAG GACGAGGAGGGCCAGAGCGTGCCCTTTGTGCAAAAGCTGTGGGAACAGTACATGGATGAAAAGGATGAATACTTACAGGAGTTAAAGCAGGAGCTGGACCTGGAACT CCACGATGAGGTGACCCTACCCAAGGTACGTGAGGCCTTGATGAACATTGATCCCAGCCTGGACAAGCAGACCCTCAACAGCTATTTGAGCCAGGCCTTCCAGCTCCCCATGACAGAACTGCCAGAAGAGGgcgaggaaaaggaagagggcatTGTGATAAGGCTCCAGACTGCACTGGAACAGCTTCAGATGAGTGATGTTAGGCGTATGGGGCCCCGAGAGCAGGAACCTGCAAGCTGA
- the CENPT gene encoding centromere protein T isoform X2 → MADSDSRDSEPTTRTLLRRVLDTADPRTPRRPRSARTDVQRALLQTPSSRRLRSQTKMTARRCSHRARSIDRLAHVQASGHLEEQTPRTLLKNILLTAPESSILMPESVVKPVPAPQVVQASRRESGRGSLELQLPELEPPTTLAPGLLALGRRKQRLRLSVFQQGVDLGLPPSQEPHGNADASSLTSSLNLTFATPLQPQSVKRPGLARRPPTRRAVDVGTFLQDLRDTSLALAPPDTVLEDTQPFSQPLVGRSPSVHHSLPCPSHSGAKDVERAASRRTWSSGLGLQNNGAGKPAQLLAGKVEEVGALAMGFPNISSNISGEDGIEPLQNGVGEEAEERMEESLREVEKAAEAQGSARAEEPEGHIEVTEAEGSWGAVEAKEPEGSSGDEDTSGRTASPELASSTPEFLRARRLQFLETAPPPSTAVLPSEPPEPLSARLPPKPRIPGSRPRQDPYKTGLNHYAKLLSFYAKMPMEKKAVEMVEKCLDKYFQHLCDDLEVFAAHAGRKTVRPEDLELLMRRQGLVTDQVSLHVLVERHLPLEYRQQLIPCAFSGNTVFPAQ, encoded by the exons ATGGCGGACAGCGACAGCCGGGACAGCGAGCCTACGACGCGCACGCTGCTACGGCGCGTGCTGGATACAGCGGATCCGCGCACCCCGCGGCGACCCCGGAGTGCTCGGACTGA TGTCCAAAGAGCCCTGCTTCAAACACCTTCCTCTAGGAGGCTGAGGAGCCAAACAAAGATGACTGCCAGGCGTTGTTCTCATAGAGCCAGG TCTATTGACAGATTGGCCCATGTTCAAGCCAGTGGACACCTGGAGGAACAGACACCCCGGACTCTGCTGAAGAACATCTTACTAACTG CCCCGGAATCTTCCATCCTAATGCCAGAGTCAGTGGTGAAGCCAGTGCCGGCACCGCAGGTGGTCCAGGCTTCCAGACGGGAAAGCGGTCGGGGCAG CCTGGAGCTGCAGCTTCCTGAACTTGAGCCCCCCACAACCCTGGCTCCAGGTCTGCTGGCTCTTGGCAGAAGGAAGCAGAGACTGAGGTTGTCAGTGTTTCAGCAAGGAGTGGACTTGGGACTGCCTCCCTCCCAAG AGCCTCATGGGAATGCTGATGCCTCTTCCCTCACCAG CTCCCTCAACTTGACCTTCGCCACACCTCTGCAGCCACAATCAGTGAAGAGGCCTGGTTTGGCCCGCAGACCTCCTACACGCCGAGCTGTAGATGTGGGTACATTTTTGCAGGATCTGCGAGATACTTCCCTGGCCTTGGCTCCTCCAG ACACAGTGTTGGAGGACACCCAGCCCTTCTCCCAGCCCTTGGTTGGCCGTTCCCCCAGTGTGCACCACTCCCTGCCTTGCCCCTCTCACTCTGGGGCTAAAGATGTGGAGAGGGCTGCCAGTCGCAGGACATGGAGCAGTGGGCTTGGGCTGCAGAACAACG GTGCTGGGAAACCAGCCCAGCTTCTGGCAGGAAAGGTGGAGGAGGTTGGTGCCCTTGCTATGGGCTTTCCGAACATCAGCAGTAATATCTCTGGAGAAGATGGAATAGAGCCCTTACAGAATGGAGTAGGTgaggaggcagaggaaagaatggaagaaagcTTGAGGGAAGTGGAGAAGGCAGCAGAAGCACAAGGATCGGCCAGAGCAGAAGAGCCTGAAGGACACATAGAAGTGACCGAAGCAGAGGGATCCTGGGGGGCTGTCGAGGCCAAGGAGCCAGAAGGATCTTCAGGGGATGAAGACACCTCTGGTAGAACAG CAAGTCCAGAGTTGGCCTCCAGCACCCCAGAGTTCCTTCGGGCCAGGCGACTTCAGTTTCTTGAGACAGCTCCACCACCTAGCACTGCAGT GTTACCTTCAGAGCCTCCGGAGCCTCTGTCGGCCAGGCTTCCTCCCAAGCCCCGAATCCCTGGCTCCAGACCCCGTCAAGATCCCTACAAGACTGGACTGAACCACTATGCGAAACTCCTTAGCTTCTATGCTAAGATGCCCATGGAGAAGAAGGCTGTGGAGATGGTGGAGAAGTG CCTGGACAAGTATTTCCAGCATCTTTGTGACGACCTGGAGGTATTTGCTGCTCATGCTGGCCGCAAGACTGTGAGGCCAGAGGACCTGGAGCTGCTGATGCGAAG GCAGGGCCTGGTCACTGACCAAGTCTCCCTGCATGTGCTCGTGGAGCGGCACCTGCCCCTGGAGTACCGACAGCAGCTCATCCCTTGTGCATTCAGTGGCAACACTGTCTTCCCTGCCCAGTAG
- the CENPT gene encoding centromere protein T isoform X1: MPCAKLGGCGLERRLRERSGCKRTRFRTRPCCSPEAIPQPVQRALLQTPSSRRLRSQTKMTARRCSHRARSIDRLAHVQASGHLEEQTPRTLLKNILLTAPESSILMPESVVKPVPAPQVVQASRRESGRGSLELQLPELEPPTTLAPGLLALGRRKQRLRLSVFQQGVDLGLPPSQEPHGNADASSLTSSLNLTFATPLQPQSVKRPGLARRPPTRRAVDVGTFLQDLRDTSLALAPPDTVLEDTQPFSQPLVGRSPSVHHSLPCPSHSGAKDVERAASRRTWSSGLGLQNNGAGKPAQLLAGKVEEVGALAMGFPNISSNISGEDGIEPLQNGVGEEAEERMEESLREVEKAAEAQGSARAEEPEGHIEVTEAEGSWGAVEAKEPEGSSGDEDTSGRTASPELASSTPEFLRARRLQFLETAPPPSTAVLPSEPPEPLSARLPPKPRIPGSRPRQDPYKTGLNHYAKLLSFYAKMPMEKKAVEMVEKCLDKYFQHLCDDLEVFAAHAGRKTVRPEDLELLMRRQGLVTDQVSLHVLVERHLPLEYRQQLIPCAFSGNTVFPAQ, encoded by the exons ATGCCTTGCGCTAAACTTGGCGGCTGCGGCCTGGAGCGCCGCCTAAGGGAAAGGTCGGGTTGCAAGCGGACCAGGTTTCGGACGAGGCCGTGCTGTTCGCCGGAAGCAATCCCCCAACC TGTCCAAAGAGCCCTGCTTCAAACACCTTCCTCTAGGAGGCTGAGGAGCCAAACAAAGATGACTGCCAGGCGTTGTTCTCATAGAGCCAGG TCTATTGACAGATTGGCCCATGTTCAAGCCAGTGGACACCTGGAGGAACAGACACCCCGGACTCTGCTGAAGAACATCTTACTAACTG CCCCGGAATCTTCCATCCTAATGCCAGAGTCAGTGGTGAAGCCAGTGCCGGCACCGCAGGTGGTCCAGGCTTCCAGACGGGAAAGCGGTCGGGGCAG CCTGGAGCTGCAGCTTCCTGAACTTGAGCCCCCCACAACCCTGGCTCCAGGTCTGCTGGCTCTTGGCAGAAGGAAGCAGAGACTGAGGTTGTCAGTGTTTCAGCAAGGAGTGGACTTGGGACTGCCTCCCTCCCAAG AGCCTCATGGGAATGCTGATGCCTCTTCCCTCACCAG CTCCCTCAACTTGACCTTCGCCACACCTCTGCAGCCACAATCAGTGAAGAGGCCTGGTTTGGCCCGCAGACCTCCTACACGCCGAGCTGTAGATGTGGGTACATTTTTGCAGGATCTGCGAGATACTTCCCTGGCCTTGGCTCCTCCAG ACACAGTGTTGGAGGACACCCAGCCCTTCTCCCAGCCCTTGGTTGGCCGTTCCCCCAGTGTGCACCACTCCCTGCCTTGCCCCTCTCACTCTGGGGCTAAAGATGTGGAGAGGGCTGCCAGTCGCAGGACATGGAGCAGTGGGCTTGGGCTGCAGAACAACG GTGCTGGGAAACCAGCCCAGCTTCTGGCAGGAAAGGTGGAGGAGGTTGGTGCCCTTGCTATGGGCTTTCCGAACATCAGCAGTAATATCTCTGGAGAAGATGGAATAGAGCCCTTACAGAATGGAGTAGGTgaggaggcagaggaaagaatggaagaaagcTTGAGGGAAGTGGAGAAGGCAGCAGAAGCACAAGGATCGGCCAGAGCAGAAGAGCCTGAAGGACACATAGAAGTGACCGAAGCAGAGGGATCCTGGGGGGCTGTCGAGGCCAAGGAGCCAGAAGGATCTTCAGGGGATGAAGACACCTCTGGTAGAACAG CAAGTCCAGAGTTGGCCTCCAGCACCCCAGAGTTCCTTCGGGCCAGGCGACTTCAGTTTCTTGAGACAGCTCCACCACCTAGCACTGCAGT GTTACCTTCAGAGCCTCCGGAGCCTCTGTCGGCCAGGCTTCCTCCCAAGCCCCGAATCCCTGGCTCCAGACCCCGTCAAGATCCCTACAAGACTGGACTGAACCACTATGCGAAACTCCTTAGCTTCTATGCTAAGATGCCCATGGAGAAGAAGGCTGTGGAGATGGTGGAGAAGTG CCTGGACAAGTATTTCCAGCATCTTTGTGACGACCTGGAGGTATTTGCTGCTCATGCTGGCCGCAAGACTGTGAGGCCAGAGGACCTGGAGCTGCTGATGCGAAG GCAGGGCCTGGTCACTGACCAAGTCTCCCTGCATGTGCTCGTGGAGCGGCACCTGCCCCTGGAGTACCGACAGCAGCTCATCCCTTGTGCATTCAGTGGCAACACTGTCTTCCCTGCCCAGTAG
- the CENPT gene encoding centromere protein T isoform X3: protein MTARRCSHRARSIDRLAHVQASGHLEEQTPRTLLKNILLTAPESSILMPESVVKPVPAPQVVQASRRESGRGSLELQLPELEPPTTLAPGLLALGRRKQRLRLSVFQQGVDLGLPPSQEPHGNADASSLTSSLNLTFATPLQPQSVKRPGLARRPPTRRAVDVGTFLQDLRDTSLALAPPDTVLEDTQPFSQPLVGRSPSVHHSLPCPSHSGAKDVERAASRRTWSSGLGLQNNGAGKPAQLLAGKVEEVGALAMGFPNISSNISGEDGIEPLQNGVGEEAEERMEESLREVEKAAEAQGSARAEEPEGHIEVTEAEGSWGAVEAKEPEGSSGDEDTSGRTASPELASSTPEFLRARRLQFLETAPPPSTAVLPSEPPEPLSARLPPKPRIPGSRPRQDPYKTGLNHYAKLLSFYAKMPMEKKAVEMVEKCLDKYFQHLCDDLEVFAAHAGRKTVRPEDLELLMRRQGLVTDQVSLHVLVERHLPLEYRQQLIPCAFSGNTVFPAQ from the exons ATGACTGCCAGGCGTTGTTCTCATAGAGCCAGG TCTATTGACAGATTGGCCCATGTTCAAGCCAGTGGACACCTGGAGGAACAGACACCCCGGACTCTGCTGAAGAACATCTTACTAACTG CCCCGGAATCTTCCATCCTAATGCCAGAGTCAGTGGTGAAGCCAGTGCCGGCACCGCAGGTGGTCCAGGCTTCCAGACGGGAAAGCGGTCGGGGCAG CCTGGAGCTGCAGCTTCCTGAACTTGAGCCCCCCACAACCCTGGCTCCAGGTCTGCTGGCTCTTGGCAGAAGGAAGCAGAGACTGAGGTTGTCAGTGTTTCAGCAAGGAGTGGACTTGGGACTGCCTCCCTCCCAAG AGCCTCATGGGAATGCTGATGCCTCTTCCCTCACCAG CTCCCTCAACTTGACCTTCGCCACACCTCTGCAGCCACAATCAGTGAAGAGGCCTGGTTTGGCCCGCAGACCTCCTACACGCCGAGCTGTAGATGTGGGTACATTTTTGCAGGATCTGCGAGATACTTCCCTGGCCTTGGCTCCTCCAG ACACAGTGTTGGAGGACACCCAGCCCTTCTCCCAGCCCTTGGTTGGCCGTTCCCCCAGTGTGCACCACTCCCTGCCTTGCCCCTCTCACTCTGGGGCTAAAGATGTGGAGAGGGCTGCCAGTCGCAGGACATGGAGCAGTGGGCTTGGGCTGCAGAACAACG GTGCTGGGAAACCAGCCCAGCTTCTGGCAGGAAAGGTGGAGGAGGTTGGTGCCCTTGCTATGGGCTTTCCGAACATCAGCAGTAATATCTCTGGAGAAGATGGAATAGAGCCCTTACAGAATGGAGTAGGTgaggaggcagaggaaagaatggaagaaagcTTGAGGGAAGTGGAGAAGGCAGCAGAAGCACAAGGATCGGCCAGAGCAGAAGAGCCTGAAGGACACATAGAAGTGACCGAAGCAGAGGGATCCTGGGGGGCTGTCGAGGCCAAGGAGCCAGAAGGATCTTCAGGGGATGAAGACACCTCTGGTAGAACAG CAAGTCCAGAGTTGGCCTCCAGCACCCCAGAGTTCCTTCGGGCCAGGCGACTTCAGTTTCTTGAGACAGCTCCACCACCTAGCACTGCAGT GTTACCTTCAGAGCCTCCGGAGCCTCTGTCGGCCAGGCTTCCTCCCAAGCCCCGAATCCCTGGCTCCAGACCCCGTCAAGATCCCTACAAGACTGGACTGAACCACTATGCGAAACTCCTTAGCTTCTATGCTAAGATGCCCATGGAGAAGAAGGCTGTGGAGATGGTGGAGAAGTG CCTGGACAAGTATTTCCAGCATCTTTGTGACGACCTGGAGGTATTTGCTGCTCATGCTGGCCGCAAGACTGTGAGGCCAGAGGACCTGGAGCTGCTGATGCGAAG GCAGGGCCTGGTCACTGACCAAGTCTCCCTGCATGTGCTCGTGGAGCGGCACCTGCCCCTGGAGTACCGACAGCAGCTCATCCCTTGTGCATTCAGTGGCAACACTGTCTTCCCTGCCCAGTAG
- the THAP11 gene encoding THAP domain-containing protein 11 — protein sequence MPGFTCCVPGCYNNSHRDKALHFYTFPKDAELRRLWLKNVSRAGVSGCFSTFQPTTGHRLCSVHFQGGRKTYTVRVPTIFPLRGVNERKVARRPAGAAAARRRQQQQQQQQQQQQEQQQQQPSPSASTAQTAQLQPNLVSASAAVLLTLQAAVDSSQAPGSVPPVPTIPTGEDVKPIDLTVQVEFAAAEGAAAAAAASELEAATAGLEAAECPMGPQLVVVGEEGFPDTGSDHSYSLSSGTTEEELLRKLNEQRDILALMEVKMKEMKGSIRHLRLTEAKLREELREKDRLLAMAVIRKKHGM from the coding sequence ATGCCTGGCTTTACGTGCTGCGTGCCAGGCTGCTACAACAACTCGCACCGGGACAAGGCGTTGCACTTCTATACGTTTCCCAAGGACGCTGAGCTGCGGCGCCTTTGGCTCAAGAATGTGTCCCGTGCCGGCGTCAGTGGGTGCTTCTCCACCTTCCAGCCCACCACGGGCCACCGTCTCTGCAGCGTTCACTTCCAGGGCGGCCGCAAAACCTACACGGTGCGGGTCCCCACCATCTTCCCGCTGCGCGGCGTCAATGAGCGCAAAGTAGCGCGCAGACCCGCGGGGGCCGCAGCCGCCCGCcgcaggcagcagcagcagcagcagcaacagcaacagcagcaggaacaacagcagcagcagccgtCGCCGTCCGCCTCCACTGCCCAGACCGCTCAGCTGCAGCCGAACCTGGTATCTGCTTCTGCGGCTGTGCTCCTCACCCTTCAGGCTGCTGTGGACAGCAGCCAGGCTCCGGGATCCGTGCCTCCGGTGCCCACCATTCCCACGGGAGAAGATGTGAAGCCCATTGACCTGACGGTGCAAGTGGAGTTCGCGGCCGCAGAGGGCGCAGCGGCCGCAGCCGCTGCGTCGGAGCTTGAGGCTGCTACAGCAGGGCTGGAGGCCGCCGAGTGCCCCATGGGCCCCCAGTTGGTGGTGGTCggggaagagggcttccctgataCTGGCTCCGACCACTCGTACTCGTTGTCGTCTGGCACCACAGAGGAGGAGCTCTTGCGCAAGCTGAACGAGCAGCGGGACATCCTGGCGCTGATGGAGGTGAAGATGAAGGAGATGAAGGGCAGCATCCGTCACCTGCGTCTCACCGAGGCCAAACTCCGTGAAGAACTACGCGAGAAGGATCGGCTGCTGGCCATGGCTGTCATCCGCAAGAAGCACGGAATGTGA
- the NUTF2 gene encoding nuclear transport factor 2, with translation MGDKPIWEQIGSSFIQHYYQLFDNDRTQLGAIYIDASCLTWEGQQFQGKAAIVEKLSSLPFQKIQHSITAQDHQPTPDSCIISMVVGQLKADEDPIMGFHQMFLLKNINDAWVCTNDMFRLALHNFG, from the exons ATGGGAGACAAGCCAATTTGGGAGCAGATTGGATCCAGCTTCATTCAACATTACTACCAGTTATTTGATAACGACAGAACCCAACTAGGCGCAATTTAT ATTGACGCGTCATGCCTTACGTGGGAAGGACAGCAATTCCAGGGGAAAGCTGCCATTGTGGAGAAATTGTCT AGCCTTCCGTTCCAGAAAATCCAGCATAGCATCACGGCGCAGGACCATCAGCCCACGCCAGATAGCTGCATCATCAGCATGGTTGTGGGCCAGCTTAAG GCCGATGAAGACCCCATCATGGGGTTCCACCAGATGTTCCTATTAAAGAACATCAATGATGCTTGGGTTTGCACCAATGACATGTTCAGGCTTGCCCTGCACAACTTCGGCTGA